A stretch of Pempheris klunzingeri isolate RE-2024b chromosome 19, fPemKlu1.hap1, whole genome shotgun sequence DNA encodes these proteins:
- the eif2b1 gene encoding translation initiation factor eIF2B subunit alpha isoform X3: MNEEELVEYFRAQMRKDPDMASAVAAIRTLLEFLKRDKGETILGLRESLTWATDCLTGVDSSVAVSSGGELFLRFISLTSLEHQDLSRCKKVMEERGELFLEKISMSRAKVAKLCHTFIKDGAKILTHSYSRVVLRVLEKAAAEKKRFSVYVTESQPDSAGRQMAEALRKLNVPVTVVLDAAVGYVLEKVDLVIVGAEGVVESGGIINKIGTYQMAVCSKAHNKPFYVVAESFKFVRLYPLNQQDVPDKFKYKADTLKTVRNLSEEHPMVDYTPPSLITLLFTDLGVLTPSAVSDELIKLYL; encoded by the exons ATGAACGAAGAAG AGCTGGTGGAGTACTTCAGGGCTCAGATGAGGAAAGACCCGGACATGGCTTCTGCTGTGGCCGCTATCCGCACTCTGCTCGAGTTCCTAAAGAGAGACAAAG GAGAAACTATCCTGGGTCTGAGGGAGAGCCTGACGTGGGCCACAGACTGCCTGACAGGAGTGGATTCCTCTGTGGCCGTGTCCTCGGGAGGAGAGCTCTTCCTGCGCTTCATAAGCCTCACATCACTGGAGCACCAG GATCTGTCTCGCTGTAAgaaggtgatggaggagagaggagaactATTTCTAGAGAAGATCTCGATGTCCAGGGCCAAAGTTGCAAAGCTGTGTCACACCTTCATCAAAGACGGAGCT AAAATCCTGACTCACTCGTACTCCAGAGTCGTCCTCAGGGTTCTGGAAAAAGCTGCGGCTGAGAAGAAACGCTTCTCTGTCTATGTGACGGAGTCGCAGCCTGACTCAGCTGG GCGACAGATGGCAGAGGCGCTGAGAAAACTCAATGTTCCAGTAACAGTAGTGCTGGATGCAGCTGTGGG GTATGTCCTGGAGAAAGTAGACCTGGTTATTGTTGGTGCAGAAGGAGTCGTGGAGAGCGGAGGGATCATCAACAAG ATCGGCACGTATCAGATGGCCGTGTGCTCCAAAGCTCACAACAAACCCTTCTACGTCGTGGCGGAGAGTTTCAAGTTCGTCCGCCTGTATCCGCTCAACCAGCAGGACGTGCCGGATAAATTCAAG TACAAAGCAGACACCCTGAAGACCGTACGGAACCTTTCAGAAGAGCATCCGATGGTGGATTAcacgcctccctccctcatcaCCCTCCTCTTCACCGACCTGGGAGTCCTCACTCCGTCTGCTGTCAGCGACGAACTCATCAAGCTTTATTTATAA
- the eif2b1 gene encoding translation initiation factor eIF2B subunit alpha isoform X2, with the protein MRKDPDMASAVAAIRTLLEFLKRDKGETILGLRESLTWATDCLTGVDSSVAVSSGGELFLRFISLTSLEHQDLSRCKKVMEERGELFLEKISMSRAKVAKLCHTFIKDGAKILTHSYSRVVLRVLEKAAAEKKRFSVYVTESQPDSAGRQMAEALRKLNVPVTVVLDAAVGYVLEKVDLVIVGAEGVVESGGIINKIGTYQMAVCSKAHNKPFYVVAESFKFVRLYPLNQQDVPDKFKVWRHRVWCHDFYCCCLFVTRLLLSATVQSRHPEDRTEPFRRASDGGLHASLPHHPPLHRPGSPHSVCCQRRTHQALFITQ; encoded by the exons ATGAGGAAAGACCCGGACATGGCTTCTGCTGTGGCCGCTATCCGCACTCTGCTCGAGTTCCTAAAGAGAGACAAAG GAGAAACTATCCTGGGTCTGAGGGAGAGCCTGACGTGGGCCACAGACTGCCTGACAGGAGTGGATTCCTCTGTGGCCGTGTCCTCGGGAGGAGAGCTCTTCCTGCGCTTCATAAGCCTCACATCACTGGAGCACCAG GATCTGTCTCGCTGTAAgaaggtgatggaggagagaggagaactATTTCTAGAGAAGATCTCGATGTCCAGGGCCAAAGTTGCAAAGCTGTGTCACACCTTCATCAAAGACGGAGCT AAAATCCTGACTCACTCGTACTCCAGAGTCGTCCTCAGGGTTCTGGAAAAAGCTGCGGCTGAGAAGAAACGCTTCTCTGTCTATGTGACGGAGTCGCAGCCTGACTCAGCTGG GCGACAGATGGCAGAGGCGCTGAGAAAACTCAATGTTCCAGTAACAGTAGTGCTGGATGCAGCTGTGGG GTATGTCCTGGAGAAAGTAGACCTGGTTATTGTTGGTGCAGAAGGAGTCGTGGAGAGCGGAGGGATCATCAACAAG ATCGGCACGTATCAGATGGCCGTGTGCTCCAAAGCTCACAACAAACCCTTCTACGTCGTGGCGGAGAGTTTCAAGTTCGTCCGCCTGTATCCGCTCAACCAGCAGGACGTGCCGGATAAATTCAAGGTTTGGCGTCACAGAGTTTGGTGTCATGACTtttactgttgctgtttgtttgtaacACGTCTTCTCCTTTCCGCCACAGTACAAAGCAGACACCCTGAAGACCGTACGGAACCTTTCAGAAGAGCATCCGATGGTGGATTAcacgcctccctccctcatcaCCCTCCTCTTCACCGACCTGGGAGTCCTCACTCCGTCTGCTGTCAGCGACGAACTCATCAAGCTTTATTTATAACTCAATAA
- the eif2b1 gene encoding translation initiation factor eIF2B subunit alpha isoform X1 yields MNEEELVEYFRAQMRKDPDMASAVAAIRTLLEFLKRDKGETILGLRESLTWATDCLTGVDSSVAVSSGGELFLRFISLTSLEHQDLSRCKKVMEERGELFLEKISMSRAKVAKLCHTFIKDGAKILTHSYSRVVLRVLEKAAAEKKRFSVYVTESQPDSAGRQMAEALRKLNVPVTVVLDAAVGYVLEKVDLVIVGAEGVVESGGIINKIGTYQMAVCSKAHNKPFYVVAESFKFVRLYPLNQQDVPDKFKVWRHRVWCHDFYCCCLFVTRLLLSATVQSRHPEDRTEPFRRASDGGLHASLPHHPPLHRPGSPHSVCCQRRTHQALFITQ; encoded by the exons ATGAACGAAGAAG AGCTGGTGGAGTACTTCAGGGCTCAGATGAGGAAAGACCCGGACATGGCTTCTGCTGTGGCCGCTATCCGCACTCTGCTCGAGTTCCTAAAGAGAGACAAAG GAGAAACTATCCTGGGTCTGAGGGAGAGCCTGACGTGGGCCACAGACTGCCTGACAGGAGTGGATTCCTCTGTGGCCGTGTCCTCGGGAGGAGAGCTCTTCCTGCGCTTCATAAGCCTCACATCACTGGAGCACCAG GATCTGTCTCGCTGTAAgaaggtgatggaggagagaggagaactATTTCTAGAGAAGATCTCGATGTCCAGGGCCAAAGTTGCAAAGCTGTGTCACACCTTCATCAAAGACGGAGCT AAAATCCTGACTCACTCGTACTCCAGAGTCGTCCTCAGGGTTCTGGAAAAAGCTGCGGCTGAGAAGAAACGCTTCTCTGTCTATGTGACGGAGTCGCAGCCTGACTCAGCTGG GCGACAGATGGCAGAGGCGCTGAGAAAACTCAATGTTCCAGTAACAGTAGTGCTGGATGCAGCTGTGGG GTATGTCCTGGAGAAAGTAGACCTGGTTATTGTTGGTGCAGAAGGAGTCGTGGAGAGCGGAGGGATCATCAACAAG ATCGGCACGTATCAGATGGCCGTGTGCTCCAAAGCTCACAACAAACCCTTCTACGTCGTGGCGGAGAGTTTCAAGTTCGTCCGCCTGTATCCGCTCAACCAGCAGGACGTGCCGGATAAATTCAAGGTTTGGCGTCACAGAGTTTGGTGTCATGACTtttactgttgctgtttgtttgtaacACGTCTTCTCCTTTCCGCCACAGTACAAAGCAGACACCCTGAAGACCGTACGGAACCTTTCAGAAGAGCATCCGATGGTGGATTAcacgcctccctccctcatcaCCCTCCTCTTCACCGACCTGGGAGTCCTCACTCCGTCTGCTGTCAGCGACGAACTCATCAAGCTTTATTTATAACTCAATAA